A DNA window from Akkermansiaceae bacterium contains the following coding sequences:
- the purN gene encoding phosphoribosylglycinamide formyltransferase yields the protein MKIAILASHGGSNMQAVLDAIACGGLGMEPSVILSNNRKAHALERAEAAGIPHQVLNGTTHPEPADLDQAILAALLESGTDLVLLAGYMKKLGPATLSHFDGRIVNIHPSLLPKFGGQGMYGSRVHEAVLAAGETETGVTIHLVDGAYDEGRILAQTPVPVLPEDTVETLAARVLEREHQFLVETLVRVSKGEIPL from the coding sequence ATGAAGATCGCCATACTGGCATCCCACGGCGGCTCGAACATGCAGGCCGTGCTGGACGCCATCGCATGCGGCGGGCTCGGCATGGAGCCATCCGTCATCCTCTCCAACAACCGGAAGGCGCACGCGCTCGAACGCGCGGAGGCAGCCGGCATCCCCCACCAAGTGCTCAACGGCACCACCCACCCGGAACCGGCGGATCTTGACCAAGCCATCCTCGCGGCCCTGCTGGAATCCGGGACGGACCTGGTGCTGCTGGCAGGGTATATGAAAAAGCTCGGCCCCGCGACCCTCTCCCATTTCGACGGACGCATCGTGAACATCCATCCTTCCCTGCTGCCTAAATTCGGTGGCCAGGGCATGTATGGCAGCCGCGTCCATGAAGCGGTGCTCGCAGCCGGTGAGACGGAAACCGGCGTGACCATCCACCTGGTGGACGGTGCCTATGACGAAGGCCGCATCCTCGCACAGACCCCGGTGCCCGTTCTCCCGGAAGACACCGTGGAGACACTGGCCGCACGGGTGCTGGAGCGTGAGCACCAGTTCCTGGTGGAAACGCTGGTCCGGGTTTCCAAGGGAGAGATCCCGCTCTGA
- a CDS encoding succinate dehydrogenase/fumarate reductase iron-sulfur subunit yields MNLTLKVWRQPGPQAQGKIETYEAKNIPSEASFLEMLDIVNERIIEDGGEPIHFDHDCREGICGACSLTINGIPHGKDKAVTTCQLHMRKFADNDTIWIEPFRANPFPVIRDLIVDRTAFDRIIASGGYVDVRTGAAVDANSLPIPKPDADSAFDAAACIGCGACVAACKNASAMLFVSAKVSHLGHLPQGQPERDKRVLAMVRQMDSEGFGNCTNQYECEAACPKEISVDHIARMNRDFTKAVAAEQFA; encoded by the coding sequence ATGAATCTCACGCTCAAAGTTTGGCGCCAGCCGGGTCCGCAGGCACAGGGTAAAATTGAGACCTACGAAGCGAAAAACATCCCGTCCGAGGCGTCGTTCCTCGAGATGCTGGACATCGTCAACGAGCGGATCATCGAGGATGGCGGCGAGCCGATCCATTTCGACCACGACTGCCGGGAGGGCATCTGCGGCGCGTGTTCCCTCACCATCAACGGCATCCCCCACGGCAAGGACAAGGCGGTCACGACCTGCCAGCTCCACATGCGGAAGTTCGCGGACAATGACACGATCTGGATCGAGCCGTTCCGGGCGAATCCTTTCCCGGTCATCCGTGACCTGATCGTGGACCGCACCGCCTTCGACCGCATCATCGCGTCCGGTGGCTATGTGGATGTCCGGACCGGCGCGGCCGTGGATGCGAACTCCCTGCCGATCCCGAAGCCGGATGCGGACTCCGCTTTCGACGCCGCCGCCTGCATCGGCTGCGGGGCCTGTGTGGCCGCGTGCAAGAACGCCTCCGCCATGCTTTTCGTCTCCGCCAAGGTGTCCCACCTCGGTCACCTGCCGCAGGGCCAGCCGGAGCGCGACAAGCGCGTGCTCGCCATGGTCCGCCAGATGGACTCCGAAGGCTTCGGCAACTGCACCAACCAATACGAGTGCGAGGCCGCCTGCCCGAAGGAGATCAGCGTGGACCACATCGCGCGGATGAACCGCGACTTCACCAAGGCCGTCGCCGCGGAGCAGTTCGCGTGA